In the Canis lupus dingo isolate Sandy chromosome 28, ASM325472v2, whole genome shotgun sequence genome, TGACGATGAAGAGgctttgaaggtttttttttattttttatttatgatagtcacacagagagagagagagagagaggcagagacacaggcagagggagaagcaggctccatgcaccgggagcccgacgtgggattcaatcccaggtctccaggatcgcaccctgggccaaaggcaggcgctaaactgctgcgccacccagggatcctggctcTGAAGGGTTTTAATTGATGTTGCAATTTCACATCCACTCCAATCTATCCTATCCCATATGCATAAACCATAAATTCTAGTAGTGAAGAAGTAACAATGTTTTTCAGCCACAGTGGACATGtccaaggaaaatatattttatttaatgaagttATTCTATATAATAATGACATTCTATATAATGAACATTCCTACAactcaagaagaaaagaacaaacagcCTAATAGAAAAACGGGGAAAGAAGGTAACAGGcaatttataaaaaaggaaacacaaatggccaataaacataagaaaagatactcagccaattaaaataattacctaattaaaataatattgaatgcCATTTTTCTCCTGTCAGATTGACAAAAGGGAAAAGGgcagaaaagaacaaatgttgcTAGGGTGTTGGAAGTTGTGTACTCTTATATACTACTTGCAGGGATATTCATTTATGCAgccattttggtttttaaaattttttatttaaattcaattaacttataatgtattattggattcagaggtagaggtcagtgattcatcagtcttatgtaacacccagtgctcactacatcacgtgccctccttaatgcccatcacccagttaccccatcccctcacccccgtCCCCTcaagcgaccctcagtttgttcctatgattaagaatgtcttatgatttgtctccctctctgatttcctcttgtttttattttttcctcccttcccctatgatcctctgttttgtttcttaaattccacatatgagtgagatcatatgataattgcgtttctctgattgacttatttcacttagcataatagcctctagttccatccatgttatgcAGCCACTTTGAAGGGcaatttggaaatttcttttaaaatttaaagcacaCACAGATTGCTGAGATCAACTAAGGTGTTCATATATCTCCTGAGAAAATGCTTCCACCCAAGCACAAGGAGATCCATTACAACATCATTGTGTCTAAAcattagaaataatccaaatgcctATCATAGGGAAATAGCTGTAAATACTGGGGTATGTTCATAACAAAAAATACTATGCAGCAGCTAAGAAAATTGAGCTATTTTTTTACAGACTAAAGCGGATATATTcttgaatgaaaaaggagacaacTGCAGAATGATACATATATAACAacctttatgttaaaaaaaatatatttaaacataaaggttgcttatgttatattttatatgggTTCATAGATATGTCTGGAAAAGGGCTTAGAAAGATCTTGGAAAGTATATGTAAAAACAGTAACAGTGGTAGCTTctgagagggggcagagaggatCAGGGCTGGGGACCACAAACAAATATTCATAATGTTCTAATTTCTATGAGCATCTCAATAACCAATTCTATTCACGTATACtttcatgattttcattttaataaatgtagagATAGATTTAAAAACCAACGTCATATCCATTCCCATGCAAAGTGCTGTGGCTGGTGCTCTGAATGCATGACAAGCAAATCTTGTTATTAGACACACTAGGCTGATATTGCCTTCAAGGAGCTCTCAGGCTGGCAGGGGGGAACAGGTCCAACATGGTGTGAGATGAATTCCTGAAGAGGGGTAGAAAAATGCAGTCGGAGTCATGGTGGGGGTAAGGGGTGTCCACAATATTTTAGGAACCAGGGAAGTATTTATGGCAATCAAGGAAAGGCAAAGCTGAGAGAACTTCAGGTTCAAAGGTGCAGAGGCGGGAGCTCCAGGAGTCTGTTAGGGAAGacaaggaagacaggaaaagttGGGGACTCATTGTGAAAAGTCACAAAGCTTGAATAAGAAGCCGGACAGCAGCAGCAGAGTGCCCTGTGAGGTCTGTAATCACATGGGAACTTGCCTGAAAGTTTACGGAAAAGAAGTTTGGCATCCATGCAGGGATGGATTGGCCAGATCAGGAAGCAAGGGACAAGTTTGGGAGGCTATTGACTGTCCCAGTGTGAGGTAAGATTAGCTTTAAGGGAAGATAAGGGGTCTGGGCAGGGATGATCTCAATGGAGGAGAGAGATGAACCTGAGAAACTCATTGGATTGGTTGAGAAGAGTGGAGGAAGCATAAATCAAGTGATTATGAGGCCCTGCTTCCACTTCGTGAGAAATGTCAGGAATCAGAAGAAAAGCAGGTAAGAGCAGCTTCTTCTCTGAGATCTGCAGAGAGTTGTTCCAAGTCCTGCCCACAGTACAGGAATTTCAGTCCCCTTATTCCCCCACTGGAGCCCAGCTATGCAGCGCACAAGACAGGTCTGCATCCTGAGGATGTACTAGCcaagggcaggcaggcaggcacgtAGTCCTTCTGGCTTTCAGCCACCAGACTCACAGGCTTCCAGGAAAAGCTGACAGGGGATGCTCTGTTCCTTTGAATCTGAGAATATGTGACTGAAGACCTAAATTAATTAAGTGATTCTGAGGCCCCGAGGCCTTCCTGAGGAAGCACACAGGGTGAGTAGTGAGACCAGCATAAATGGTACCCCCTCCCCTAGTATTGGAATCCAAAGAGGCTTTTGAGCTTCATTGGAACTAAGCCTGCACTTAAGTGCTTCCAGggagacaaagaaacaataaatcaGGAGCAGGTGCCCCGCCCACACACTGCCACTACCGCTATCAACCTGCTTCTCTACAGAAACATGGTCATTTTGAGTCTCTGAGACCATATGTCTCAGTGAAGCAACAAATGACACAACCTCAGAATTAACTTGGCCCACAACCTTCTAGAAAAGAGTCCAGGGTGGGCTGATACCTTCTTTCAAAGCAGCACCCATACATACAACTCCTTCAAGATGCACCCTGGGGTATACACACCATACCTCATCTAGGCATAGCCACAGGAAGGCTATCCTTCCACACCTTCCTCAAGCTCCCATATACCAGGACTCCCCAAGGCCACAGCAAGTAATCCAAGCTTGAGGAAAAGACTTTGTTCTAGCAGATGAAGGCCACAATTGTATTCAATggataaatgagaagaaaattgtCAGCATGAAATGACCAGCTGTCTCTGTCcatacaaaacaataataattaagcTCCTACTAAGTATCAGGCATTGAGCTAGATACTTTCAAATAAGTCGACTCATAATCTTCAGCCATCCTGGAGCAGGACAGTATGGTTGTTGAGAGCCGGGTTGCTGGGGCTAAACAGTCTGCATTTGAATTTTGTCTCCACCACCTATGAACTCTGACTGTGGATAAATTACTGTCCTTCACTGTCCTTGCCTGTAAAAAGGTAATATGAAGGTTGGTAAGAGGATTACATGAGTTAATGTTTGTAAGTTGCCTAGAGAGAGAACAGTGCCTAGAAATTGTAGGCACTTCTATgtgcttaaaaaatacattccttccttcctttattcatttgacTTACCTTGAGTAACAGATATGTACTCTGTAGCAACAGTTCCTATACCTACttgagaaagcagagaagaaaatgctGCCATTTTCTCCAGCACGATTGGATGGGAAGTTCTATTCTTCCTGTAACTTatgatcagaaagagaaatctctGGAAAGGAATTTGCCAGAGTTGAAGAGGAAGCcaaagacacaggaagacagGAGGCGCAGGGCCGTTTTGCAAGGCTGTTTGGCAATCCAAGAACCAGCTGCCAAGCTGGACCAGCACCCTGGACAGCTCCCGACAGGCCTGCGCAGGAACTGGGATGGTTCCCATGTTCTGCCAAGGATCAGGCCCTAGCCTTTTTCTGAGACAGGGGGTCGGTCCTCAGCTCCCTGAGACTCCTGCACCCGAGTCCTTGGGGCTGATGATTGACGGGGTAGAGGACTGCCTCTGAGCTGGATGCTGGAGGCTGTGTCCCAGAAGCTTCTTTAGGGAGGCTTCTTTCCAAGAACCTTCCTCCTCCCACCGATCTTCATCTGTCACTCTCCCTTACACTGCCAAGAAGTGACCACCTTGCAGATGGAGTAGCGGAGGTACAGTGAAGCACAGGGAATAGGGAAGTATCACAGGGACCACAAGGAAGGTCCCACCGCCTTGGTTTAAATCCAGGCTCTACTGTTGGGATCTCAGGCAAGTGACCCAGTTTCTCTATGCCCAACTTCCTCATCAGTATTCCAGGGGAAAGGACACCTAACCTCCGCCAGGATTGAGTAAGATTAGATGAAACAGCACACATAACACCCTTGACATACAGTGCTTAATATATGAGTCTGTTTCCTGCCATTGGTGAGTGGAGGACTGAAGAGTTGAGCATGATCTCAGAAATAACTTGACTCCATGCTCAAGTGCAGTCATGAATTATGAGGGCTAGCCAGCTGGGAGAGAAGTCTGCACCTTGAAGTTCCTgggaaaatttcttttctctaaaattccACTAAGTTCTAAATTCTTCAGCCACTAGGCAGAAAAACATCTGCTTTAAATCTCACCTCCCTTTTAAAATCAGGCAGGGCAAACAATATATGCATAAATAACAAATGCTCTGCAGGCTGGAAGACTGCCTCTTTAAAGGTCTCACAAAGGGAGCATCAGAAGAGGCTGGAGGTCTGCGCTGGGAAGCTGGAGCTAGTGTACTGAATCAAGAATATGCAgattatgggcagcccaggtggcttagtggtttagtgctgccttcagctgagggcgtgatcttggagacccggaatccagtcccatgtcaggctccctgcatggagcctgcttctccctctgcccctttctctctctctctctctctctctctctctctctgtctctctctgtctctccctctcctctctgtgtgtctcatgaataaataaaatattttttaaaaccattaaaaaaaagaatatgcagatTATGATGAGCTGAAAGAGGAAGCATAAGCCACCCACACCCCAGCATCTGAGCTCCCACTCTGGGAAAGTGAAATCCATGGGGTCACTTCAATTGAAAGTGTAGTTTCAATACAACCATACAAAGGAAGTAGACTCACAGATTTACTTGTTATAGATCCCAGAAGTGGGAGGGGGTGCTTGGGGGGTGGCTACAATGAGCAGGCGGAAGGGCAGTCCTCTGTCCCAGATCACCAGTGAAGAATAGACAGCAGGGTAGCAAGCACTTATTACTCATAAGATGGTTGGGATGGAGGTCATCAACATTTTGTGGGCTTAACTCCtaagtagttatttttaaaggtacCCCAGGAAAAGCCAAATGAGAACTTAAGTTAGAAATCctaaactcgggatccctgggtggctcagcagtttggcgtctgccttcagcccagggcatgatcctggaaacccgggattgagtctcatgtcaggctccttgcatggagcctgcttctctctctctctctctctctctctctctctctctctctctgtgtgtgtcatgaataaataaataaaatcttaaaaaaaaaaaaagaaagaaagaaatcctaaactcggagtgcctgggtggctcagtcgattaagcatctgccttcagctcaggtcatcacctcgggtcctggaatcaagcaccgcatcaggctccctgttcaacagggagtctgcttctccctctccttctccctctgccccttgtgcatgtgtgagagctctctctctctctctctctcaaataaataaataaaaatctttttaaaaaatcctaaactcAAGCCCTTATCTAAATGTTCATACTCTGGGTGTGTGTAGGGCTATCAAACTGTAAAATGCCTAGGCAGcaacttagaaaaacaaaagttgttttttCTTGAAAGTTGTTTTCCTCATCACAAGGTTTCAAACTCAAATGACTGGAAAGCTAGGCAGGTGACATAAATGTGCAAATGTCCCTCAGTTGGAGGGACACTGTGGTAAGCTGAAGAGTGAGTGTGTGCTGACTCAAGGCcttcaaataacatttaaaatagttcTGTCACCCTGAAGAGCCTCTTTCCAGTACTCACTTCCTCAGGCGGAATGTAGTGAGTGGGCTTTTCCCTCACCCTTTACTTAACAGAAACAAAGTCTGGAGACTGAGAGAGGCTGTGACTTGCCAAAGGTCAGTCAGAGGCAGATCTGTCCCCATACTGgggctctttccctctctcagagGGCAGTTTGGCCACCACAGAGCAGGTGCTGGGAACTCTTTAGTGGAAGAGTTTCTCCtccttcttgggatgcctgggtgggtggaGAGATTAAGTAACAGGTACCAAAGCCTCTGTCTCTCACCCTGACACCCTGGTCCTATCACCTCATCCCACAGCCATTTCAGGGGCAGCAACTTGCCAATGCCTCCCACCAGCTAGGACAGAGGCTGGAATCTCAATGCCCACCTAACCACAGGGACTAGCCCGGAAGCCAAGATGCCCCTGTACCTTTTACCTGCTCTTCACAAGACCCATTACTGTGAAAGGAAGCTAAAGAACACATTTTACAGACAACAACAAGCACTTCTATCACTCTTACTTTGTTATGTGCCAAGTACCCTAAGCACCAGTTACTCTTATTacatcattttacaaataaggacacTGGAGGACAAAGAGGTGAAGTAATTCCCTGGCACCCTAACTAGAAAGTGTCAGAGCTGGGAGCCGCCTCGGTCGTCTGTCTCTAAAGCCCAAGTCTGTATACTGCGTCACCCCTGCCTCGTTCTGGGTGGGAGCACACGTATAGAAAGAAGCTGGATTTATGCTAATTTACTTTTGAGAccaaaagaatgggaaaattCTGACTCTGGAAAAGGGAAACTGTAATCTTAAAGACACAAGTCTCTCAATCTCCACTGCCTTTCTCCTGCCAGCCGGCCGACTGGGAACACAGGCTGGTTGTGCCATCCAGGGTCATTGTTCTTCGGGGGACACATTAGGCCCAGCTCACCGCCAGGGCAGCTCAGGCAGTGTGCAGAGAACGGGGTGTCTGGGCGGTGGGGGCCCTCTCGGAAGGTGAGCTTCCCTTGAGCCTCGGATCAGAGGAAAGCTGCCGGATCCTGCCGTGGGAGTGGGCGCGGCGCCCACTCGGGCTCTCTTACAACTGCGAGAGAGGACCCCGGCCACGTCACGCCCGGAGCCCACCGGAGACTTGGAGGCAGCTTTGTAGATTTAGGGGCAGgggtctggggaggagggggtgtgaATGGGGGCGGGGGCTCGCTGAAGCGGGTGGAGGGCTAGTTCCAGTGCCCAGAGCACCTGGAAGGAGTAACGGCGGGGTGGGGGTCaggaggagggcgaggaggagAGGCGGAGCTGGGGGACCCGGACGGCTGAAGCTGAAAGGGGGAGGACCTGCCGAGAGAAGGTGGCGGAGCAGTAccggagcgggggcggggccgggctgaCATTTAGGGCCCTGGGGGGAGCGAGGCGACTTCTCCCCTCGGTCCCCAGAAGCTCGTAGTCAGGGATTCTCTGCCGTGACATTCTCCCGAAGGGCCGGTCTGTCGGAACCCGGCCCAGCAGTCTCTGcgtctccccctcccttcctggggGTGAAggggccagggggtggggccAGAGAAAGGGCTGGGGGATCCGTACCGGCCCCCCACCAAGCGCCGCCCCGCCATGCAGCTGCGAGAACAGATGGACGCAGCCACCGCTCACCTCGGGGGCTCTTTGCCCGCTGTGCGCGGAGATCCAGGCTGAGGCGGAGATCTGCAGCCCTCGGCGCCCTCCTCCAGCCGGGCGGGGGAGAGCGGCCGCTGCGCgacccctggggaggggggcagagagggcgccccccgccccccgccccccgggtccTAGAACTGGGCAGGGGCCGGGGAACAGACAGCCCGCTCCTAGCGCGGCGCATCCATCCTCTGGGGCTTGGCGAAGACCAAGGGGTCTTCTTACCAAGACCCTTCTCTAGGGTTCCCAGTCCCGGCGCCTCCGGGAAGGGgaccccggcccggccgcgccccgcccccggcccccgccccccggcccccggcccccgccccgccgacGTCGCATTAGCATGAGCGACGCAAGTGGCCCGGGCACCACTTGGGGGCCGAGACTCGCCGCGTCACAGCCCcgagtggaaaggaaagaaaggaggcggcggcggaggaggcaAGAGCGCACGCGAGGGGAGGGAgagcggcggcgggcggcgggcggcggcatCATGCCCCTCGGCCCGCGCGGGCGGCCCTGCAACGCCTCGGGGACGGCTCCCCGCGAGCCAGAGGCGCGGCGTGCTCGGTCGCTGGCCCCGGCCCCTCGGCTCGCCCGCCTTCCCTGAGCGCCCTGAGGCCAGCGGCGGCCGGTCCGGGCTCGGCTCGCAACAGCCGCGGCGTCTCGAGGGGCAGGGTCTTCGCCTTTCCCGGGACACAGGGCCATGAGCCCCGCAGCCACCTGAGACTCCGGGGGCGCCGCGCCGCGCGGACCGCGCCCGCGAACTTGCGTGCCCGGGTCTCTGCGCTGCAGGGCGCCCGCGCTCGGCCCGGCGAAGGCGTCCCGGGAAGAGCGGCGGAGCAGAGGCGATGGAACCCGCAGCGtccgcgggccggggccggggccggggccggggtcccCTTCGAGCTGCCCGGGCGGCCGCCGTCAAGCTGTCCgaggcggcgggcgcggcgcTGCAGGATCCCCGGCGGCATCGGCGCCTGGTGCTGGTCATCGTGTGCGTGGCGCTGTTCCTGGACAACATGCTGTACATGGTCATCGTGCCCATCGTGCCCGACTACATTGCCGGCATGCAAAAGGCCCGCAGGCCCACCCCGGGCACCGAAGTGTCCACTCTGCAGCTGTCCACTCCGGCCAGCGTCAGCGCCAACAGGGGCAACACCTCAGAGTCCCCGACGGCGGCGACGGAGAATGAGGACGTGAAGATCGGGGTGCTGTTTGCCTCCAAGGCCATCCTGCAGCTGCTGGTGAACCCCCTGAGCGGACCCTTCATCGACCGGATGAGCTACGATGTGCCGCTGCTCATCGGCCTGGGGGTCCTGTTCGCTTCCACCTTGCTGTTCGCGTTCGCCGAGGACTACGCTACGCTCTTCGCTGCGCGCAGCTTGCAGGGCCTGGGCTCGGCCTTTGCGGATACGTCCGGCATTGCCATGATCGCCGACAAGTATCCCGAGGAGCCCGAGCGCAGTCGCGCGTTGGGCGTGGCTCTGGCCTTCATCAGCTTCGGCAGTCTAGTGGCGCCACCCTTCGGGGGCTTCCTCTACCAGTTCGCGGGCAAGCACACGCCCTTTCTGGTGCTGGCCGCTGTCTCGCTGCTCGACGCGCTTTTGCTGCTGGTGGTGGCCAAGCCCTTCTCCGCCGCGACGAGGGCGCGGGCCAACCTGCCGGTGGGCACACCCATCCACCGCCTCATGCTGGACCCTTACATCGCGGTGGTGGCCGGGGCACTCACCACCTGCAACATCCCTCTTGCCTTCCTCGAACCTACCATCGCCACGTGGATGGAGCACACGATGGCGGCATCTGAATGGGAGACCGGCATGGCCTGGCTGCCAGCCTTTGTGCCGCACGTGCTAGGCGTCTACCTCACCGTGCGCCTGGCGGCGCGCTACCCGCACCTGCAGTGGCTGTATGGAGCACTCGGGCTGGCAGTGATCGGAGCCAGCTCCTGCGTGGTGCCTGCCTGCCGCTCCTTCGCTCCGCTAGTGGTCTCGCTCTGTGGCCTCTGCTTTGGCATTGCGCTCGTTGACACGGCACTGCTGCCCACCCTCGCCTTTCTCGTGGACGTGCGCCACGTCTCGGTCTACGGCAGCGTCTATGCCATCGCTGACATCTCCTATTCCGTGGCCTATGCGCTCGGGCCTATCGTGGCGGGCCACATAGTGCATTCGCTCGGTTTTGCGCAACTTAGCCTTGGCATGGGCCTGGCCAACCTGCTCTACGCGCCCGTCCTGCTGCTGCTGCGCAACGTGGGCCTCCTGAGGCGCTCCCGCTCGGAGCGCGACGTGCTGCTGGAGGAGCCACCGCAGGGTCTGTATGATGCTGTGCGCCTGCGTGAGCGCCCGGTGTCGGACCCGGACGGCGCACCCCGAAGCCCTTCGGGCCCCTTTGAGGAATGCGAGGACGTCTACAACAATTACTACACCCGCAGCTAGCAGCCCCGCTACTCCTCCaggccacccccccacccgcccacccGCCCACCTCTTGGGTCAAGGTGGCTTCAGGCTCAGGGCCGGCCCCTTCCAACGAGTATTCCACAGCCTCCACAGCCTCGCCCGTCTTGACTTCCTCGTCGGGGTCCCCCGTCTATGACCCTTTCTGTGTCACCCTCCCTCCCGTCCAGTGGGGCATAGAGCACAGAGGCATGAGATGCGATACTGGTCCTGCGGAGATAAAGAGGTGCGCGAGGCGCCACCTCGGGGCTCCTCTGTGTAGAACCGTGCGTCTGTCTGTCTTTCCTCCCATTTCTCTCAGTGCCAAGTTGGCGCCCTGCACCGCGGTGCTTCCGGCCCGAATCAATAAACTATATCTGTTCGAGACCGAGTCTCTTTACTGATGAGGGTGGGCGGCCGGGCACAgggccaggagggcagaggggagggtgaGCTGGGTCTAGCCCTAACACAGGTCTGGGCCTGGCAAGCACTAGGGACGCCTGTGGCTCTTTTGCTACCTAGTAGAGGAGGTAGAAATAAAGCAAATCCAGCAAAGGCTCCCACCTTCGGACACCACTTCCTT is a window encoding:
- the SLC18A3 gene encoding vesicular acetylcholine transporter, with product MEPAASAGRGRGRGRGPLRAARAAAVKLSEAAGAALQDPRRHRRLVLVIVCVALFLDNMLYMVIVPIVPDYIAGMQKARRPTPGTEVSTLQLSTPASVSANRGNTSESPTAATENEDVKIGVLFASKAILQLLVNPLSGPFIDRMSYDVPLLIGLGVLFASTLLFAFAEDYATLFAARSLQGLGSAFADTSGIAMIADKYPEEPERSRALGVALAFISFGSLVAPPFGGFLYQFAGKHTPFLVLAAVSLLDALLLLVVAKPFSAATRARANLPVGTPIHRLMLDPYIAVVAGALTTCNIPLAFLEPTIATWMEHTMAASEWETGMAWLPAFVPHVLGVYLTVRLAARYPHLQWLYGALGLAVIGASSCVVPACRSFAPLVVSLCGLCFGIALVDTALLPTLAFLVDVRHVSVYGSVYAIADISYSVAYALGPIVAGHIVHSLGFAQLSLGMGLANLLYAPVLLLLRNVGLLRRSRSERDVLLEEPPQGLYDAVRLRERPVSDPDGAPRSPSGPFEECEDVYNNYYTRS